The sequence below is a genomic window from Brevibacillus laterosporus.
CACCTAGCATACAATGTTTCTATCAAAAGAGCAAGACGCAAAGTGCCTACAAACAAAAAATAAAATCCGATCACCCCACAGCAGACAACTAGGTATATTACTAGCAAAATTAGTAACTCTATACCTTTTTCTATTCAATAAAATGATGGTTCTCGCGTATATTCTACAACTTTGCAAAAGGTTTTATTATAAAACGACACAAAAATAGAATATAGCTTGTTAAATAAGAACAAGCGTTCTATAATAAGATATACCCATGTATGAGGACAAAGTGATTTTATAACGATGAAACAACGGATAAGGTGGTCTTTCTCATGTCTGTAACAAAACAACGGGATACCGTACAATTAATTGAAAGAATCCCTTCTTTTCCTTGGTATGTAGAAAAATATGTCGACCATAAAAGATCGAAACGCGCTTCTGTCTCTACTCTACTCGGTTATCTGCGCGATTTTGAGTTCTTTTTTCGCTGGCTTATGGCAGAGGGTCTCTCCAAAGCCCCACAGATGAACGACATTGCCCTCAATGAGTTAGAGAGTTTGCGTAAAGAAACAGTAGAATCCTATCTCCTCTACTTACAGGATTCTCATCTATTTGAGCGTTCATTGTTGTTAACAAAGCCGACCAAAAGCGCTAAAAAAGAATATAGCGATTTGACAATATCTCGCAAGCTGTCTAGTTTAAAGTCTCTTTTTTACTATCTATCTGCGCTCTCAGAAGATGAACATGGTGAATCATATTTAAAGCGTAACGTGATGGCAAAAATTGAGTTACATGTGGAAGAGGTTACACCACTCGCTCGTGCAAATGCTATCCGTTCCAAAATATTAGTAGATGACGAAATACAGAAGTTCGTTGATTTTGTCTACCATGGATACTTGCAGTATTGTGATACCAAGAAAAAATTAAATTTTCATTACCGGAATCGCGATCGAGATGTAGCTATTATCGCGCTAGTCCTTTCAGGAGGATTTCGTGTATCGGAAATAGTAAATTTAAACCTCCAAAACGTGGTACTCGAGAAAAATCAGGTCTTGATGATTCGAAAAGGAAAAAAAGAGGACGCCCCCTTCTTCAGTGATTGGGGAAAGGAATATTTGCTTCGTTATATGAACACACGTCAGAAATATCAACCTCCTGCTAGTGAGGATGCTTTATTTCTAACGATATCGCCCACAAAGCCAATCGGTCACCGTATTGATTTACGCTCCGTTCAGAAACTAGTAAAAAAATATGGAAATGCTTTTGGAATGCCAGACATTTCTGTCCATAAGTTACGCCATAGCTTTGCTACCCAATTTTTGCGTCTAAACCCTGATCCCCATCAACTTCAAGCTCAATTGGGCCATTCAAAAATAGATACCACGATGCAGTATGCGCATGTTCTTGATGATGCTTTGAGTAAAGCAGTAAATCGAACGACTAGTAAATTATAAAGAAAAGACCTTCTCCTCGTGTGACAAGCCTACAAGCCATATTCACTCCGATCATACAAAAAAGCAAGCAACATTCTTCGAATAATGTTGCTTGCTTTGCTTACAATCATGGGTTCAATCTATTCCTCTTCTTGCATTGCGTACCAATTTTCATAAAGCTGTTTGATCTCTAGTTCTTGTTCCGTTATCAGATTCTGATAGCGAATGAGTTGTACATAGTCGTCCTTAACTAGCTCCATCTCTTGCTGCCATTGCTCACATTGCTCTTCTTTCTGAGCGATCTCTGTTTCTAATTGTTGAAGCTTAAACGAATTCATTTTTGTCACTCTGTGTTTAGTAAGGGGTTTTGTTTGTGCCAGACTTTTACTCTCTGTTTGGATAGTAGATTTCCCAATTTTTACAGATTCAACATGAGTATGAGCTGCTTGTTTTACTTGATGTATCTGTTTTTCTGACTCTATCTTGTTCCCCTGTTGTGACTGATAATTACGATTTGGCTCTTCAATCTGCAATCGCTTTAAGCATGTACTTTTCTGCTTGTCGTTTCCCATTTTATTATTTTCATACAACTGTTGTTTTTTACGCTTTTCTCTTGCTTCTTCATAGGTTCCTTCATAATGTATCAGTTGTTGGTTATCAATCCAGTAGACACCTTCTACCATCTTCTGTAAGAAATATCGATCATGAGACACGATTAAGAGCGATCCTTTGTAATGAAGTAAGGCTTCTTCCAACGTCTCTCGGGCTTCGATATCTAAATGGTTAGTTGGCTCATCTAGTATAAATAGATTAATGTCTTGATTCATTAATTGAGCCAACCGCAGTCGCATCCGTTCTCCTCCACTTAGCTGACCCACTCGTTTAAACACATGCTCTCCATAGAACAAAAAACGAGCCAGCATATGTCTAGCTTGAGCTTCTGTCACAATGGCGGCTTCCCTAAAGGCATCAATGACACGTCGGCTAGGGTCTCCTTCCAGTGCCTGTTGAGATAAATACCCAACCTTTACTTGGCTCCCTAGCATTACACGACCTGCATCTGGCTCTACCTCTCCTAGTACCATTTTAATGAATGTGGATTTGCCACTACCATTGGAACCAAGCAGTGCTTTCCGTTCACCATACCGTAGGGAGAAATTCGCTTCTTGTAATAAACAAACTTTCCCGAAAGCTTTTGTCACATTATTAATTTGTATGACATCCCGACCGCTTCGGTCTGTTTTTTGAAAATACAAATCCATCTTGTCTGCTTCCAGACGTGGACGTTCGATTTTCTCCATTCGTTCCAATGCCTTTTCCATACTTTTGGCCCGACGATGAAAAGAATCATTGGGAGGATTAGCTTGATTTCCCCATTCACGTAATCGTTTAATTGCTTCTTTCATTTTCTTGATTTTCTTTTGTTGTTCTTGATAATCAGCGAATTGTCGTAATACACGTTCCTCTTTTTCTTTCACAAAAACACTGTAATTACCTTGATAGGTTTGCAATTCACCACTATCTACTTCCCATATACTCGTAGCCACTGCATCCAAAAAGTAGCGGTCATGAGAGATTAGCAAAATCGTACCTGGATATTCACGTAAAAATTGCTCTAACCACTCCATTGATTCCACATCGAGATGGTTAGTAGGCTCATCTAAGAGGAGTACATCACTTTTTTCACATAAAATTTTAGCCAAGCCAATTTTCGTCTTTTCTCCTCCACTTAACTGCGAGAAGGGAGTGTCAAGTAACGAAGATGACAACCGAAGACCATCTACTACCATTTGAATCCTAGCTTCCACCATATATCCGTCTAGTTGCTCAAAGGTATCCTGCAAGCGTTGATAGCGAAATAATAATTTGTTCTGTTCTTCTGTCGATAATTTTTGATACTCATCTATATTTGACATGAGTTGTTGGCACGATTGTATGGACCACTCTATTTCTTGCACCTTAGAAAAAGCACTTTGTATCACATTGCGCCCTGTCCATTCCCTTGGGTACACAGGCTGCTGTGGTAAATAAGCAAATGTGGCATCTTTAGCTCGAAAAATAGAGCCTGAATCTGGGGTATCTAGCCCTAGTAACAAGGTGCAAAGTGTGCTTTTTCCAGCTCCATTTGGCCCAACAATTCCTATACGTGACATTTGATTTACCTCGCAAGAAATTTCAGTTAAAACCAAATTGGCTCCGAATGATTTTGAAATAGAATTAGCAGCTAGAACGATCATGATCTATTTCCTCCTTGGAAATCGGCCCCCACAAACGTTACACAAGCGAATACAAGCCTCTTGGATCATCCCATACATGATTATAACTGGTGCGTTTTACCAGTACAAAAAACCACAGGCACCTACCACCTGTGGCATCTTTTCCTCTTAATGTAATTCGATCATCATGATCGAAAAATGGAAGGGAGGTTATGCATGCAAGGTACGCGTTAATGGAAACCGTTCGTATTTGTTAGTAGAGTTAAAAATGGACAGACTTCTCCCGTTGTTGACGAAATCATGTGTTTGACTGGACATTTCTACCACAAACCACGCTTGAACAGTTCCTGACATGTACCTGCACCTCCTTTTGCAAACTTTTCCATAGTATAGCGTCTGGTCTATAAATTGTAAAGCATCTTTTTCCAACCGTTACTCCATTACGCTTTGGGGATCAATCATCGCTTTACTTGTGTCTTGTTCTGCTAACCTTTGCAATATTCTCCGCTTCTTGTATAACATCTGACCTGTCATTGCTATGTCAGCAATCTGTGTTCGATTGGTATATGCACCAAAAAACATACCAGCTATTGGGATTAACTGAAATAATTTTTTCCAAGCCATATTATCCATATATGTCAAACTAACTTCGCGCCAACCTTGTAGCTGAGCTATGACTTCTTGATGTTTTTCTCCTTGATCAAAATAGGCCAGCTCTTCCAAAATTGCCTTTTTTCCAACAACATCTGCGGAAGTAAATTGTAGACATTTGATAATAAAAACACGCTCTACCTTGTCATGAGGGTCATATCCATAAGTAAGTGCCATTTCCTGCAACACTTTTAAGGAAAGGCCAATGACAATTGGTATGTCTATCGCAAGTGTAAACATACCGCCAAATCCTGTTGTAGCCCCTTGAACCATCGCAACATTAGTGCGCGATTCTGTTAATTGAATGGCTACTTGATCCATTTCTTGTAAGGCTCTAACCTGCACTTGTTCAATCCTATTGGGAGAGTTGCTAAATCGATTCCAAACATCTTGATTTTTGATAAGGTATTTGCCACCCGTCTGTATATAGGCGCCCATTTCGTTTATCAAATCCCCCACTTTTTCCTTTAATGCCTTTGGGACAGTGCGATCTAGCCATACAAACGGAAGTCGACCTATTTTCTCCCAGAACCATAAATCCTTTTGATCTTGCTCCCACGTCTCAATGGTACGTAACTGTTGCTGCAAGTCCTCTATGCTCTCCATGAAATATGCACCCTTTCACAATGCTTGTCCCCCTGCATTTACCATTCATCAGATCAGGTAGCTAAACGACAAACCGCCTCATACAAATACTCTACACCTATACAAATATCTGATACCTCGGCCCACTCACTGGGATGATGGCTAACCCCATCTTTACAACGAACAAATAACATACCCATTTCCGTTACTTCAGACATGATCATCGCGTCATGACCTGCTCCACTAAACATCTCTGGAAACTCCACAGTTCTTTTCAAGCCAATTTCACGAAACATCTGTACAAGTTCAGTGGAAGCATCCGCTTGTTTGATCGTTAGTAAATTTTCAATCTGATAATCTAGCCCGCGTCGTAAGGATATTTCTGAAAGCAAGGCGTCCAAATCGGTCAAAATCTGTAACAACCGTTGATCATCTATATCTCGAATATCAATTGTGAATTCAACAGAACCTGGAATAACATTGCAAGCACCCGGTTCCAGCCCGAAAGTCCCCACAGTCCCAACGGTAGGTTTACTACTATCAGCACTACATAGTTTTTCCAACCCTACTATTGCTTCGGCTGCACCCATCATTGGGTCTTGACGCATGTTCATCGGTACAGTACCAGCATGACCAGACTGGCCAGCCAATTTGATTTTAATCAATTGCACACCCATAATGCTTGTAACAATCCCTACAGGCTCATTGACTGCTTGCAGGTAGGGACCTTGTTCAATATGTAGCTCTAGATACGCTTTTATATCCTCAGGACTCCGCATATCTGATGTTCGTTTTTGAGACGGAAAGCCACATTGCTGTAAAGCCTCTGATCTTGTCACACCTTGCTCGTCACGTCTAACTAAATCTTCTGGAATAAGCTTTCCCCACATCCCCCTGCTACCAAAAAATCCATCTGAAAAACGAACTCCTTCTTCATCACAGAAGGCAACTACTTCAATAGGATGCTCATGCTGCACGTTATTTTCGGTCAAGACCTGTACAACCTCAATTCCACCAATGACTCCGACAGTGCCATCGAATCTACCACCGTTAGGAACCGAATCGATATGAGAACCTAGCATTACCGCAGGTGCATGAGGATTGATCCCTTCTTTTCTACCAATCAAATTCCCAAAGCAGTCTTGTCGAACATACATTCCTGCTTCTTTCATCCAGCTAGCAACCATACTTTGGGCTAACATATCTTCATTTGTCAAAGCTAGTCTAGTAACTCCCTTTTCAGAAGTCCTACCAATTTCGCCTAATTGTCGCAACCTACTGTCAATTCTTTGTTCCTTTATCTTTACGTATGAACCCAGATCGGGTTTCTGATTTTTATAGGTATCCATAACAACAAATCTCCTCTATCTAGATGGAATGTGTATCTTTTGTAGTAGTAATCTGATTATTATTTCATGGAATTGATTTTTTGACTATCTAGAAAAGGCTACTCTCCCTCTTGAAATACCAGGTAAAAGAAAAAAGACGCTTTGAAATTTCGTCTGCTTAACAAAAAAGCCGATCCCCTTCTGTTACAGGATCGACCCTCTATTAGAAATAAGATATTTTTTCAGCAGCTTATTCCATTCTACAGACTCAGGATATTCAATTGGAGCTTTTCCATCATTTTTACCGTCTTCTGAGCAAAACATTAGATGCTTATTATCTCCATCCACAATGAATAGCAAGCTTTTGGCATGCAGGAACGATATTTTTGGTTGCTTGCTCCTATTGGAATTCCACTGCAAGACCTTCCTTTTCCGCCTTGGCAGCTGCTTCATTCCTTTCATCAAAACGCATTACATACCCCGAACTCTCTATAAGTTTATTTGTCAGAGTGACAACAAGTTCCTGCAAACTTTTTTATCAGTAATCCCTCCCTTTTCCGGAATCCCCCAAGTCGATCAATCCCTCAGGATAGGGTTCAAAAAAGCGTTGTCGTAACAAATACTCTTGTTCATACCTGTAAACCCATGATTTTAAAAGACTAGTCATACTACTTAATGGCAATTTCCTCTCTCGATACCTACTTAGTAAATGCATAAAGTGTTCCTTTTCCTTCGAGGACAGCTCCTTACTAAAATAGCCCATAATATGCTGGCAGACATTAATATTGGAAGTATATCGAGCTGTACGCTTAAACATGTTGGGTAACAGTTTAGCATACTCATCCCAGACCTGCTTTTCTGTTTTTTTGTCGTGGTTTGCAACGATTTTCCCCAGCTCTTTAGTAAGCTTTTGATTATATGACATAAATAAATACTTGTTTTCAGCATGAAATTGAATTAATTTTTGAATAGTAGGCGCCATTTGCATATGGCGAAAATAAGCTTGCGTAAACAGCTTCGTAAAAAAGTGTTCTCTAATGGTAAAATTTTTTAACCTACCTTCTTCTTCAATAGCGGCATGAGGAAAATATGCTTCCACCTTATTACCAAAAAAACCGGGACCGCTTTCTACGACAGGTGCCCTCTCCCAACCACTATATACTTTAACATCTTTTACTCCACAACTTGGCGAACGATTTTTCAAAATAAAACCATCTACTTCCCTCACATTTTGTAAAAAATGATCAGAAAAGGCATTCATCTGTGTACTAAGATCTACGCGTGTTGAAGGCTGTACTAGCCGGTGTTGCTCCCCTTCTTTGATGATTCGAATGGTTTCACGTGGAATACCCAGACCGATTTCTACCTCAGGACAGATTGGAACAAAAGTGACGTATGGAGTTAAACTTTGCACAGTGATATCAGAAAGAACAGCTCCATTGTAACGACACTCCGCGAATTCCAGGCATTTACTTACAACAACAATAGGTTTGATAGCTGTCTCCACACTCGCCCCTCCACTTGTTGGTAATCCGCCTTTATTTTATCCATTTTGTACCACACTATACGAACAACTTTTTCTTACAAAAGTGTAAGTTGGATGTAAGATAGATGCATTTTCCTGAATCTATAAACCAAGTAGACTGATTTCATCACTACTAGAAAAATTTTGGGAGGTACTTCGTGTCTATTAACAAATTTCTTATCATCCTAGCAGCCGTCGTAGCTAGTATACTCCTTATTCTGTTTGGTCTAAGAGGACAATCTGTCATGCTGGACAGACTCAACCCTACTATTCCGGTGAAGCCGTACTACACTGTCGTGGAGACTGACGGTAAACAACTAAACAATACACAATGGGAATATAAATTGATAGGATATGATGATAAAGGAGAGAAAAATACCTTTATTATGATTGCTTCTAAAAGTCTGCGAAAAGGGGCCTATTTAGAAGTTTATGCGAAAGGCTTAAATGGAAAAGGATGGACAGAGGTAACTCCGGCAGGTATCCCTGAAAAAGCACAGAAAAATCTGAGCTTCCTTATAGCTTTGGAAAGCAACAATACAAGATAATCATCCACACGAATGTTGCCAATGAACTCTTCATCTAAACAGAAAAATACAAAAAAGGCTGTCCTCTGTAGGTTCATTCCTACTAGGAAACAGCCCTTTCTTGTATTTCTAGTTTTTCCTTCGTATGTTAGATCCGGTCTCTGAGATTGCCGTATAACGGGCGATCGTAAAATAAATAACAGAAAAGAGGTAACACACAGATAGCAATCATAACGTACAGCATGAAGACTGGTGAGAAGCTTTCGTACAGTAGCCCTCCGATAAAAGGACCAACCATGCGACCTGCAGTAGCCGCACCGCTCACAGCCCCTTGGAATAAGCCCTCTTTACCAGGAACGGACAGTTCTGCCGCTGCCGCTGGTACCGCTGGCCATAACAACATCTCTCCTAATGTTACAATCATCATACCGATGACAAAATGACTATAAGCCTGATCATATGCTAAAACACCCATTCCGCAAACAAATATAAACAAGCCAGCGATCATTTGAGAACGCAGATTAGACAAATAATGACGTGTGACATACGCACATAAAGGCTGAGCTAGGATTATCAAAGCCCCATTAATCGTCCACAACAAGCTATATTGGGATAACGAATACCCTAACCGAGTCATATAAGAAGATAGATTCGTCGACCATTGTACATATGGAATCCATGTTATGGCAAATCCTAAACCAAGAATCATCAAAGATAAACCAGAGGGTGTTCTCCACACAGAGGTTTCATTCTTGGGAGATCTGTCAGCTGCTTGCTCTGCCTTTCTTTGTACATGTCGGGCCACTGTCTCTGCCGCAATCTTCTTTAAATCTAAGCCAAAACCAATCACGGCTAAAAAGATTAAATTGGTTAATCCATTGACTAAGAAAACAAACATGAACGATACACTAGCAACCACTCCGCCCAAAGCAGAACCAACCGCTACACCTAGATTTTGCGACAAGTATAACAAGTTAAAAGCTCGTCGTCCCCCTTCTGGCCAAATACTTCCAGCCATCGCATTTAGGACTGGGAAAACCATACTGTTACTAAAACCAAGAACGCCCATCATACAGACATAAAATGGCCATTCTCGAAAAAAAGCTAGCGAAGTAACACAAGCAGCAGAGATAAGTACACCAGCAAAGATCGTTTTAATTCCACCAATCTTGTCATGTAAAATGCCACCCGCCATGCTTCCTACAATGCCCATACCAGCATGAAGCATCAATACGAGTCCAGCTACCGTAGCTGGCTTACCCAACACTTGGGTGATATAAATATTATTCAAAGGCCAAATAAAAGGCATCCCCGTTACATTAATAATGGCCCCGATCGCCAAAATCCACAGGGCCCGAGGATAGGTGGATACCATCTTGGAAAACACGTTCGTACTCTCCTCTCATGCTGTCAAAATCTACCGAAACCCTCTAACGATTACAACCATACAAATTAACAGAAGAATCCATTTTGGTCAATTCATATTTCATCGTTTGATCCGATCGATTTTTGATGAATCCATTCGCCATAAGCGATCTGTAGCTGTAAGCTCATCAATAGTAGACACACCTATTCCAAACATGGCTACACGACATTCAAACTCAACTCGTTCCATGAGTGCTACAACCTCATCAATGGATTTAGTAGCCGCTTCAAGTAGTGCACGACCAAACCCGATTAAGTCTGCTCCCAGAGCAATAGCTTTTGCCGCTTCTACCCCGTTCTGAATACCACCGCTTCCGATTAAAGGAAAAAATGGAAGCTCCTCACGGATGGTTTGTAAGGAAACTGCTGTCGGAATACCCCAATCTTGGAACGCCTCTGCCGCTATTTGCTTCATCGGTTCATTCGATCGGTACTTTTCTACCTCAATCCAGGAAGTGCCACCAGCCCCTGCCACATCGATAAAGGAAACGCCTGCATCCACAAGACGTCTAGCTGTTTGCGAATCAATGCCAAATCCTACTTCTTTTACTCCAATTGGAATTGGACTTCTCTCACAGACCTGCTCAATTTTTGGGAGCAACTGTCTAAAATCTTGATCCCCTCCAGGTTGGAAAATCTCTTGCATGCTATTTAGATGTAAAACGAGCGCATCAGCTTCAACCAACTCCACACAGCGAAGACATTCCTTTACCGTATAACCATAATTAAGCTGAACAGCCCCTAAATTGGCGATAATCGGAATAGATGGAGCGTGTTCTCTCACTCTAAAGGTTCGAGCAAGTTCTTCACTCTCCAAGGCAGCACGGACGGAACCTAAACCCATAGCCCAGCCCCTGGCTTCAGCCGCAATCGCTAATGTGGTATTAATTTGTTGGGCACCTTTCGTTCCACCTGTCATGGAACTCACCTGGAAAGGAGTCCCTATGCTTTTTCCTAAGAAAGACGTATGTAACGAAACATCGTCAAAACGAATCTCTGGTAGGGCCGCATGTAAAAAATGATACTGCTCCAAACCTGTCGTAAGCCGATTAGATACCTCTTTATGTAAACAAATCTCAATATGTTCTGATTTACGTTTTTCAATATCTGACTGATGTGTCACTACAATCACCTTCCTACATGTCATTCTCTGAATTTCCTATCTAACCGTACCCCATTACTACTCTATTTCTATATTGTAACAAAATAAGCTACAATACAAGAGCAAGCCTTTTACGTTGTTGCCTAATTTTTCAACGTAGTAAGACTTGTACTACTTTCTCCGCCTGTGAATAAAAAGTCCACTGGAAGGTTTAGGATAAAGAGTATATGAGTTTCGAAAAGAAGCTTGGAGGTGTTTTGCAATGTATTATTCTCGCAAACAAGAAGAACCGGTAGAAGATGTGGAAACCTCTATCTGGGCATGTACCAAAAATGATTGCATCTGCTGGATGAGAGAAAACTTATCTTTTGACAAAGTACCGGTTTGTCCCATCTGCAGCTCCTCTATGGTAAAAGAATCAAAAATGTTACCACCTATTGATTAGGATGAACACAAGGGAAGCCTGTCTCTTGGTGTAGAGTCAGGCTTCCCTTTCTCTAAGATTTCATCCACAGGAAGCTTATGGTATACTTTTATCATGATATGATTTTGTATATCTCGATGATGTAGAACCACGGAGGATTTCATGCTAACTTTCGAACAAAAACAAGCGATTATTGAATCGTTCCCAGAACTAACAAAAAAAGAGGTTTCCTTAGGACGCCTGAACTACCATTTTGAAGAAAGCCTTCACGACAAAAAGATTGTTGTGAATCATCTCCACCCAAATGGTAATGGTTTTGTCTATGCAGGCCACCTTCCGAAAAAAAAGACTGGTCCAAAAGGTATGGTAAATATCCGCGATTATTCCGAAGAGCAATTGCGTAGCTTGATTGCTGATTCTATCGCACATTTATCTACAGAATATGTTGAAACCGAAAACGATCTCGATTCAGCTGATCCTATTGAAGAGATTTGGGTAAACAGAAAAGGTGATACGCTACGCCTGATACAAGAGGATGAATTGTTTAACGTATACACAGGAGACAATCTGGAGGATTCCTACAACTCCTATAAAGGTGCAGTTACGTATCTGCACAGTGAAGATTTTAAGCGTCAAGAGTAGGATGGGAGGCCCTTGTCTAAGGGCCTTTTTATTTTAGAAAATGTCTTTATACAAGAAGCCTGGTTCTTGCTTCCAAATGTCACTATTAAATATATAGCAACTCCCAATGGCAAAAAAGCTTTCCACGGATATATCTAGAAAGCTCCTTTGTCTATACACACTAGAGGGAAACGCTACGTCTCGTACTCGGCTCCATGTAAAGCCTAAAAACGACATCAATGATGATGTGAATGATCTTGTTGAGCTTGTTGAGCTTGATCTCCCTGTTGATCTCTTTCTTTTTCCAACGCTTGTTGCTCTTCTCTTGACAGGTTTCCTACTATCACGCGCTTGGTAGGCAGCAAAGACAGACCGTGTGCTTTGACATAAGCTTGTACGTAGTAGACACCACCCTCTCGAAAAATCACGTTACTTTCATAGACCCCAGCAGAATCCCCTTGACGATGCTCAGATTTACTTTCTGTATTGTTGTCTGTTTTATCGGCTTTAGGTGCTGCTTTATACCGCTTACTCTCTTGCTCCTGATTTACCTGCCAAATTTTCAATTGCACATCTTCAGCATCTGATATGGGCTTATTTTTGTCTGTCAGCTTGACTTGTAACGAACTCACTTGGTTGGGTTGTAAGCTTTCAGGAATGGCAATTTCCATTACCTTTTATACATTTAAATCAATTTCATAAAGGCTTTTTTCAAAAATGATTAGACCAACCTCGAGGGTTTTTCCAATGTCTACTTTAAGGGGTGCACTTCACACGAAAATAAAGTGTTAGACTGGCTTTTATTTATGGAGCTATTGAATCCGTTAGTTCAATCATTTATCTATTGACTTGTTGCCTGCCATTTAGCACAGCAAAGCTGCCGAATATCTCTGCAGCAGCTTCTTGGTTGCGCTCTTGATCCCGTGTTACTTTAAGTATTTAAGTATTTAAGTATACAATCTTTCTTTTATAATAGATCCTGTTCCATTACTTAATTACAAAAGAAGTTGCAGTAACCACTGGGAAAAAGTCAACAATATAGTAGCTAAAAAATTTTTATATTTAGATATGATATTGACTTTTAAATTCGAAAATCTCATCAACAGCTTGATGATACCCACCTGATTTTCGAAAGGATTCCCTAATATTTTCAACATCTTTCTTGAAAGATGAGAGGCTTAACACATGATCTACGGC
It includes:
- a CDS encoding MFS transporter, yielding MFSKMVSTYPRALWILAIGAIINVTGMPFIWPLNNIYITQVLGKPATVAGLVLMLHAGMGIVGSMAGGILHDKIGGIKTIFAGVLISAACVTSLAFFREWPFYVCMMGVLGFSNSMVFPVLNAMAGSIWPEGGRRAFNLLYLSQNLGVAVGSALGGVVASVSFMFVFLVNGLTNLIFLAVIGFGLDLKKIAAETVARHVQRKAEQAADRSPKNETSVWRTPSGLSLMILGLGFAITWIPYVQWSTNLSSYMTRLGYSLSQYSLLWTINGALIILAQPLCAYVTRHYLSNLRSQMIAGLFIFVCGMGVLAYDQAYSHFVIGMMIVTLGEMLLWPAVPAAAAELSVPGKEGLFQGAVSGAATAGRMVGPFIGGLLYESFSPVFMLYVMIAICVLPLFCYLFYDRPLYGNLRDRI
- a CDS encoding DUF1722 domain-containing protein, with product METAIKPIVVVSKCLEFAECRYNGAVLSDITVQSLTPYVTFVPICPEVEIGLGIPRETIRIIKEGEQHRLVQPSTRVDLSTQMNAFSDHFLQNVREVDGFILKNRSPSCGVKDVKVYSGWERAPVVESGPGFFGNKVEAYFPHAAIEEEGRLKNFTIREHFFTKLFTQAYFRHMQMAPTIQKLIQFHAENKYLFMSYNQKLTKELGKIVANHDKKTEKQVWDEYAKLLPNMFKRTARYTSNINVCQHIMGYFSKELSSKEKEHFMHLLSRYRERKLPLSSMTSLLKSWVYRYEQEYLLRQRFFEPYPEGLIDLGDSGKGRDY
- a CDS encoding Zn-dependent hydrolase, which gives rise to MDTYKNQKPDLGSYVKIKEQRIDSRLRQLGEIGRTSEKGVTRLALTNEDMLAQSMVASWMKEAGMYVRQDCFGNLIGRKEGINPHAPAVMLGSHIDSVPNGGRFDGTVGVIGGIEVVQVLTENNVQHEHPIEVVAFCDEEGVRFSDGFFGSRGMWGKLIPEDLVRRDEQGVTRSEALQQCGFPSQKRTSDMRSPEDIKAYLELHIEQGPYLQAVNEPVGIVTSIMGVQLIKIKLAGQSGHAGTVPMNMRQDPMMGAAEAIVGLEKLCSADSSKPTVGTVGTFGLEPGACNVIPGSVEFTIDIRDIDDQRLLQILTDLDALLSEISLRRGLDYQIENLLTIKQADASTELVQMFREIGLKRTVEFPEMFSGAGHDAMIMSEVTEMGMLFVRCKDGVSHHPSEWAEVSDICIGVEYLYEAVCRLAT
- a CDS encoding EcsC family protein; this encodes MESIEDLQQQLRTIETWEQDQKDLWFWEKIGRLPFVWLDRTVPKALKEKVGDLINEMGAYIQTGGKYLIKNQDVWNRFSNSPNRIEQVQVRALQEMDQVAIQLTESRTNVAMVQGATTGFGGMFTLAIDIPIVIGLSLKVLQEMALTYGYDPHDKVERVFIIKCLQFTSADVVGKKAILEELAYFDQGEKHQEVIAQLQGWREVSLTYMDNMAWKKLFQLIPIAGMFFGAYTNRTQIADIAMTGQMLYKKRRILQRLAEQDTSKAMIDPQSVME
- a CDS encoding ABC transporter ATP-binding protein is translated as MIVLAANSISKSFGANLVLTEISCEVNQMSRIGIVGPNGAGKSTLCTLLLGLDTPDSGSIFRAKDATFAYLPQQPVYPREWTGRNVIQSAFSKVQEIEWSIQSCQQLMSNIDEYQKLSTEEQNKLLFRYQRLQDTFEQLDGYMVEARIQMVVDGLRLSSSLLDTPFSQLSGGEKTKIGLAKILCEKSDVLLLDEPTNHLDVESMEWLEQFLREYPGTILLISHDRYFLDAVATSIWEVDSGELQTYQGNYSVFVKEKEERVLRQFADYQEQQKKIKKMKEAIKRLREWGNQANPPNDSFHRRAKSMEKALERMEKIERPRLEADKMDLYFQKTDRSGRDVIQINNVTKAFGKVCLLQEANFSLRYGERKALLGSNGSGKSTFIKMVLGEVEPDAGRVMLGSQVKVGYLSQQALEGDPSRRVIDAFREAAIVTEAQARHMLARFLFYGEHVFKRVGQLSGGERMRLRLAQLMNQDINLFILDEPTNHLDIEARETLEEALLHYKGSLLIVSHDRYFLQKMVEGVYWIDNQQLIHYEGTYEEAREKRKKQQLYENNKMGNDKQKSTCLKRLQIEEPNRNYQSQQGNKIESEKQIHQVKQAAHTHVESVKIGKSTIQTESKSLAQTKPLTKHRVTKMNSFKLQQLETEIAQKEEQCEQWQQEMELVKDDYVQLIRYQNLITEQELEIKQLYENWYAMQEEE
- the xerS gene encoding tyrosine recombinase XerS; the protein is MSVTKQRDTVQLIERIPSFPWYVEKYVDHKRSKRASVSTLLGYLRDFEFFFRWLMAEGLSKAPQMNDIALNELESLRKETVESYLLYLQDSHLFERSLLLTKPTKSAKKEYSDLTISRKLSSLKSLFYYLSALSEDEHGESYLKRNVMAKIELHVEEVTPLARANAIRSKILVDDEIQKFVDFVYHGYLQYCDTKKKLNFHYRNRDRDVAIIALVLSGGFRVSEIVNLNLQNVVLEKNQVLMIRKGKKEDAPFFSDWGKEYLLRYMNTRQKYQPPASEDALFLTISPTKPIGHRIDLRSVQKLVKKYGNAFGMPDISVHKLRHSFATQFLRLNPDPHQLQAQLGHSKIDTTMQYAHVLDDALSKAVNRTTSKL
- a CDS encoding YxeA family protein, with amino-acid sequence MSINKFLIILAAVVASILLILFGLRGQSVMLDRLNPTIPVKPYYTVVETDGKQLNNTQWEYKLIGYDDKGEKNTFIMIASKSLRKGAYLEVYAKGLNGKGWTEVTPAGIPEKAQKNLSFLIALESNNTR